The DNA sequence CACTTCCACCCTGTACAAATCTCTTAAACAAGACCCTGAGCGCTTGTTAAAACACGGAGCCGTGTTTTCTGACCCAGTCATGACTAGGCCTATTTGTTCCAGTGGCTCAGAAAGCATTGGTGCTCCCCCAGGTCACGGCCAAACTTCTCATATTTATGTTAGCTAAACTGTAGGCTGGCAGGCTAATTCGCCGGtatgtgttttcattaagtCTCTGGGGGCCCGGGTAGCGCTCCCTCACTAACGCAGCTCCACTGAACTCCGACCCCTGCTTTAATGGGAGGGCTGGCAGAGAAAGAGGGTCAAGGTTTTCAGAGTGGGCTCACTTAGACTTAAGGTAACAATTTGAGGAGGCATAACAGGTTATGTAACCTCCTTGCCGGACACTAATGACTCGGCAGCGCCGGAGGAATGTCCACTCTCAATAGGTCCCTTCTACATTGGTTGCTGTTCGTGGCAACAAAATTGGCTTTGGTATGGTGAGATAACTCCTGCTCTGTGTGATACATAAGAACTATTTGGGGCATGTGACCAACCACCGGCGATGTGCTCAGCTATGGGACATAAAACCGACTCGGAGGAACGTGTCATTGTGTCATCTCCTTTTTTTGTTCACgccttcccttcccttccctttcCTTCCATCACGTCAGCACAAATACTCATCTGCTCATTTAGGGAAAATGAAGACGAGAGGCTGGTATGAGTCTCGCCCTTCTTTACGGAAAGTATGTGCCTGTTATAATGATACCTAGTGTGCCGAACAGAATGAGTCATTAACCCACAGATATTTGTCAATcatttattacctccgccaggGAGGTcttgttttcaccccagtctgtttgtttgttggtcgATTGGTTTGTTCCTAATCAGGATGACGCAATAACAACTGAGTACATCACCATTCAATTTTGTGGTGGGGAGGGACTTGACCCAAGAAAGAGCctattaaatgttggtgcagatctgggactgttgggccttgtcgGAGGTATTTGCACgctactgagtgtcattcttgtttgtttgtctgtaaaaaaggattacacaaaaattacaggacagattaccacaacaTTTGGTGGAAGGGtgcgatatgggtcagggaagatcCCATTTGATCTTGGTGCACATCCGGATCAGATggcggatccaggaactttttatcactttctttaacattgcggaTAGCACGttgtttctttgacattttcattgttttccctgcagggaataattaatagaccctgataaaaaaaataaaaaaagttatttgcTGTAGCCCTCAATGGCAATGCCTTCCTGCATGAGTCTTGGGTTTATTTGGCCGTTGCTACACATTACGACAATGTTTTTTAGGAAGGCAAACATCTCACGTGGTCTCATATGTTCTCCTCTGTACACGAGGCGTAAACTGAGGCCAAAACCACAGCCTCCACCACCGGTTCCTTTATTGTCTGGAAATGactctcagctgtgtgtgtgtgtgtgtgtgtgtgtgtgtggtggaggaaAAGGGCTGTTCTGTTTACTTAAGGTCAGCACAGGCCCTGGTCTCCTAACAGCTTCACAGTTTTAGCTTGAACATGCCCCTGGAACTTAGGTGACACATTTCCCATGGCATCCAGGCCTTTCTTCGCCACACTGGTCCCCTCTGCAGGATGTAAATACCGACACTAATGTCTCCACACTGGCCTAGTCTTTGTATTTAACTATCCGCAGTACAGGCTAACTAGTGGtagcatgttttatttgtcaaattTACACTAAATATTGCAAGGAGAGAAGCTGAATCACCTGTGCATCAACATCCCATTGTCGAGTGATGAATTGTGTAATGGGATGCTTTGAATTCTTCTTTAATGGAACGGTTAAATGGTTAGACAAACAACTCTCCCACactttaagaaaaaagaaaatatgtgcaGAATGCTCTTGTGGCCCAAGGGCAGATTCACATTCATGACATTGAGTGTTGTGTgggaaaaagacaaatcaaggctcacctgcagccacagccgAGCCCGAAGCAAGGAGCAGGAAAAACCCCCACCAACAGCCCTGCATCAGAGATGTTAGAAATGTTAGTGTGTGGCTTCTGTTTGTCAATATGAAGAATCTGGGTTTGATTGATGCTTTTTAGTTGGGTAAAATGAGTAACAAGGTAAAAGggttaaaaagtcaaatttgaGGCTTGGTTAACATTAGCAGCTTATTAATTCGCATTCAAACCCCATTTTAACTCTTCCTTATAAagacaataatatatatacgTTTATTTGTACCGTAAGTATGGCAAATACCAAAATCTAAACTAATAAGtattagttttatttgtaattaataAGTATTTCATAGGGAACgattattaaaataacaataataataataataatgtatggGCCAAAGGACAAAGatggatagataaatagatagatagatagatatgtaGGAGGGATGTTCATGTCTAATCATCCACTCAGTTTCAATTCCTTCATTTCATAAGTCATTCTGATAACTCTCAAACTGAAACTAATGATAcgtgtaaatgtttgtttatatcAGTGTACCTGCCCTCGTATGTGCCCTGAACGCATCACTCGCCAGCTGGCTCCGTCCTCCTCTGCCGATCCATTGGTCCTCCGCAGCGGCGCGTCATCGCAGGGGGCGGGTCCTCTGGTCCTGGACGGGGAGTTTATTGTGAGGAATGTGTAGTAGCGCTCCAACTCAGTTTACCGCACCGACTCcgactgtgcgtgtgtgtcccaCTCCCGCAGCGCTGCATCCTCTCGTCCGGAGACGCGCTCCGCCTGGATTATCTCCCGGTGCTTCCACACAGCTGCCGTCCGCCCGATTCTCCTCGTTGTCATGCAAGTTTGTACTCGGTTCTAGCAGAAAGTCGACTTTgttgccatttttttttattgttgttggcGGATGAAGAGTGTTTTGCTCCAAGACGCGACTTCGATGCCAGGTCCAGCCAAGATGAGCAAAAACGGAATGGTGACCAAGATCCACACGAGGATAAGATGTGACCCGTTCACGGCCAGTTACGACCTGGTGGGCAAAGAGCTTGGCAGGTGAGTTTGAGAGAAATGCATCgatcataaaaagaaaaacgcaTCTTTGTAAACCGGGTTTGTTCGTGCGCTCCCTGGCTGACTGGCTCACTGACTGGATTTAGGCACAATGTCTTGATGGGGTTATCTGCTAATCACGTCAGGTTTGTTCTGTGCACGTGTCGATGGGGAAGAGGGTTAATTGAACATTTCCAGTCCCGCATTCCAACCCGAGGGCAGGGAAAGAAGCTGGTGGAGCCACGCACCCGGAATGCGTAATGATGGTAATGCGCTCCTGCGTGTGCGTCCCGGCTGAGAGTAGCTGGGACTCTGTGATCTCGTGATTGTAAAAGAACGAGGTAGACGGTTTATGCGGTTCGCTTTTTTCCCCACACACTATTCTTACGTCTGACATCTGTGTAAGATTTGTGATCCCTGTGTTTTGAAACTGCAAAACCTGTGCCACTGTTTGTGTCGCTGTCAACTTTCTGTGGTCCGGTAGACGTCCTCAAATGCCACAAGCTTCACTTCAATATTATTTCTGAGTCATATTTTTGAATTAGTCTCTGCAtaagtgttgtgttgtgttccaaaaatatatacaacacTAAGAGAAATCAATACATGGAAACACGCTGTGCCCCTTGTGGCTTTTGGagatattttaaattttaaagtTATTACACATATAGTCCTTAGTTTTATGTGCCTGTCATCTAGGATATGCAGGATCAAATGTGCCATGCACCATCATCCAACGTGTCACTGTGCAAGTGTGATGTTAGgttacaaaatataaaagaacaTTATGAGAGATCACCATGAAAACACATAGTGGCCCTTATGGCTTTTAGAGATATTTTTGATGCAAGTTATAACACTTATGGTCTCTAGTTTTATGTGCCTGTCATTCAGGATATGCAGGATCTAATGTACCATGAACCATCAGCCActtgtctccatctctctctttagTCAAATGCATTATAGGTGCGACactcactgactgactgccGTGTGCATCCGACACATTGAAGCGCACATTCCAGTGCCACTTATCTGGGATGTATGCCAGGCAGTGATGACTTTCACCCAGAAAGCATTTTTTAGAATCGAGACGAGAAACCGCAGTGGGTTCCGCTTAATGCAACAGCTGTTTGATCGCCACTCCAGCCAGTTCTGCATCCTCCCCCAGCAACAACTCCACTTTTCATTAGTTTGCTGCGCTCCATACTGCGATGGGACGGGCTAAATAAAGAGTCCATTAGGAGCCGTCAGTTTTCCTTGTCGGACACCCTGGGACATCCTGGGACAGCAGCCAGAACCAATGGAGGGGGCGGATTGGCTGGAGGCCGCCTGTGAAGTTTAGGccaccctctccctcccctcacccccAGACCTCAACCCCTCATCCTTCTTCCCTCCACTTCTCATGACTCCCAACCCAACAACATCCTGAGATCAGGCCTCATAATCGCATTAAGGGGAGGAATGTATGTAGCGCTGCGTGCCAGGAGATCAGCTATGTAGTCTGTACATTAGGAAGGATGTAGATCATAGTAGAAGCAGTAGGTGGCTGAGTTGAATTCTTCCGCCTGTTGCTGCTTTCATCTCTCCTGAAGCGGAGACAAACAGTGAAGCTCATCAGCCTTATTTTCATCCCATCAGCGAGCTTTGCATGATGAGCCGTCCCGTCCCCCCCCGCAGACCTGTTTACAACGAAAAATGTTGCGGTCAACTCGAGAAGCAGGAAGGGAACTAgtgttgtgtgtcagtctgtctgtgaaACAGGCCAACGAGAGCTGTCATTTCTCACTGCACTTCAGACGTGAGTCACTGCCccgcggagagagagagaagaaaacgcAGACACCACAGGAAATGGGGTTTCTCAAGCTACTTATCACCATCTCCACTGCTGGAGAGGAGTTCGCTTTGTGTGCAACAGCGGAGTTGATGGTTGATGACGACCCTGCAAACGAGCTGTTTGATGCCCATCACTGTATTTATGGCTCTGGACAGGATGTTTAAGAAAGTGTTCATTAGAGTTCGGCTACAACTGTGAGCTTTAAAGGGAATGAACGTCATGCATGAAATATTACATCAAAGCCCCATGATGTTTTGTATGATCAGGGGGTTCTGTGCATCAGCCTagaaacagtgtgaacacagacaGCCATGTTTAGTAACCTCTGACCTGTTGTCAGCCCCTGAATGGCCTCCCGTCGCTCCTTCCCCTGGCCAGCGGTCATTCCTTTTCACGCCATATGTAGTTCCCAGCCCACAGTGAGCTGCTCTGAACTTGGCTAATTAAGGATGAAAAGGCTCTGACGGGTTTCTGCACAATGAGTCGTCGCCATTCTCAAGACTGGGAaaaggcaggaggagaaggaacagGCCCCACAGCGTGCAGGCAGGGGCAGCAGCCAAAACAGGGCAAAGGCCCCGGCCAGAACAGTTGCTGTTTTTGGTCTGTGAAGCGCTGTGAGCTCAGAGTAACACTTTGTGGGAAAATGAGTGGCACCATGCTGACTGGACCCCTCGGGCCGCTTCATTTGCATTCTGCAGGGTTCAAAGACATCTTTTCACACCCAGGGTTCATCTGCATCTGTATTGTATAGCTTATTAAAACAATTGAGATGTTGTGTGGATATAGATGTTGATAGGCTGCAGTATCCCTCCTGGCAGGCTGCTCAGGCTCCAACCTGACTGTAACAgcagtgaccccccccccctgcctggCCTACCCCAGCCGCGGTCGGGTGGGTGGTCCTGGTCTCCGAGCGGCTGTGTTAACTGACTGGTCAGCTTTTGTACGACTGTCAAAAGGAGAGGCTGGCTCTGGCCAAAGGGTCTGGGCGGAGGCGTTGACACAATTCCATTTGTCCGTGCTGCTGTCAGCTgtaaagaaaaggggaaacGGACAAGGCCTCATTATCATCCTGGGAGGGGCGGCCGGTGATAGTGGTCGGCAATTCTGCACACATCGGACATCCTGCCCACACCCACGGCTGACCTTTAACACCTCCCGCGAATCCATCAGTGTACATGCAGAAAAATGAATGGCAGCGAGGAGGTTGATTAAGTGgattgttctgttttatttctttttttattttctgttctacCAACAACATCCACTGttgcatctctttgtttttgctCAACCTGTAAAGTGGCATTAGCCTTATCGAGTCCCTGCCCAGGGTTCAGCAGCTCCTGCCAAAACTGTCAACCTTATCTTCCTGCTGTCAGACCCTCCTGAGGGctaaaggaaaaggaggagagcgGGGGGTAATCTTTAACCGAATGCCCAATGACGCCTCCGCAGCTGAGCGTATCAGCGGTCAATAGCAGCGTCTGCAATTTTTCAAACGATGCCGCTTAAACTTCTTATCTCTGAACTGTTGATCTCGCCTACACCCATTGCTCTGTGGGAATTTCCAAATGTCCTGCACTGTAATCTAGGTTTCGCCTCACGGCAGTTTAAACTGCGACGAGTGTGCAGTTTAAATGGCCTAAATGCGATCCAGTGGTCCCGTCGGCCACTTGGATGCAGAACAGAACCATCGCTGACCAAATCTATTTGAAAAGCCAGTGGTGTGGTTGTAATTATTCCGTCTCCTCACTAATcaccctctcgctctctcccccctctttgTTGTTTCCCAGGGGAAAGTTTGCGGTGGTGAAGAAGTGCATCGAGAAGGCAACGGGGAAGCAGTACGCTGCCAAGTTCCTGCGAAAGCGACGGAAGGGTGAGGACTGCCGCATGGACGTCTTGAACGAGATTTCCGTGCTGGAGTCGGCCAAGGCCAACCCGTATGTGGTGGCGCTGCACGAGGTCTACGAAACCAACACTGAAATCATCCTCGTCCTCGAGTGGTAAGCCAGTAGGCAttagtgagaaaataaaacatgcccTGCcacacatgaaaagaaaactagaatggccccTTAGTAGAGTGCAGAACTCTGCCATGGACCAACAGttcccttgtgaaaccacattttaattcactatctgcaccacattgcaccAAGTTCAAGAAATGTGTATCTCCTAAACATGCCAGCTCATTTGTTCATCATTTATTCTCTTAGAATTCAacaaaaatggtaaaaaaaattgccctattttgaaatgttaaagaaagtgaaaaaagattccttgatccggatctgcaccaaagtttaatgggttctttcctgaacCACACTAAATCCTGCCAGGTTTTGTAGTTGtctgtttttgcataatcttgccaaataacacacaaacaaacacagaccaaaacataacctccttggtggaggtaatgatgCTGATAATTTAATGTCCTTTTAAACGCACCAGAAAAAATCCTTTAATTACTCACAATCAACTTTCAAACACTGGAGTTTTTCTAATGCAGAATATCTGAGGCGAACTGGCTTCGAAAACTTAATCACTCATTTCTACTTCATAAGAAACGTTGGGGGAAACTCTGACATCAAGTGACGATAACATGACGTCAGTGCTTTATATGGTTTTCTGTGAAAATCATCAGCTTGTTTCTGatctgagggggaaaaaataaacttcCTGGCTTAGAGTTTCGTGCCAGTTACCGAGAACACGGCTCACTTCTCACTTTTTTCTTATCAcctcaaagaaagaaagaaaaaaaacatccacgtGTGAAATGCACTGCCGTGACAGCGACTCTGACTTAAGTGGAAACTGTCTCTTTGCGGTTCGCTGCTCATCTCTACGCAGCCTCGACACCTCAGTCTCTTGTTGCACTGAAGGTTCTCAGCAACTTTAAATACCTACGTGCTATAAGCGCACCATGCTCAACGtgagaaaataacaatatagGGCGATAAATGACTCATTTAAACTCTGCTGTGAGAACCAATCCCTCAGTTCTCTGGACGGTTTGTTGTCTTTTGACATGCAGGTGATCTGGCTGAGAGAAGCGGTTCGTTCACTGACCCCAGCAAAGGTCGTCCCGGCTGTCTGCTGCCGCTCTGTTGTGGTTCGGTGTTAAATGCAATGATGTATCCAATCACGGCCTTTAATTAGGATTTTGAAAGGACACTTGGCGTCTTAATTACCTCGCTCGCCTCATTAGTAGAGAGATAACACCGGACAATTACACTTGAACCGTGGTACCCTGGCCCTGTTTCTGAACAGGTCGCTGTACTCCGGCAGGAAGCAGCCTCCTGCCCGGGCCTTGATGGTCGTCCTTATCCCAGACATGGAATGCCTCTGTAGAACAAAAGCCTTTTCTGCGGGGctgtgtttgacctctgactgaAGTGTGAAAGGGGAAGTAGCACCACAGTTCACCCCTGCATgcctgcagagaaaacacagcaggaggttgcTCGGCACTAGTCCGTAGTTCCTCTCCAGCTGCCAAATGGAGCTGCGGCCTGCACATGTGTAATATTTTAGCAATTTTAAGAGTTCCGTTCTTAAATGGCAGTCATAATCTTTTATAGTgtcatttgtccttttttaaaagctgcagtaGCCCTCGCAGCGAGAGCCACTGGCCACCGAGAGGCTGCCATCTCCAAAAACTGTCTGACCTCAGCTTGAGTTTCGAGAATCGCAAAccattttccatttcctgtgGGTTTAAATGTAAGCAGCAAGCAAAGCTCGCAAAAGTAGCACAGCGCGGTGCTCGTTTAAAGGGTTTCACACACGTaccgacacaaacacacgcactcATCATAGCCACAGCCACATCCTTAGTGAAGAGGAGGCGAGAAGTTGGATTTTAATCATCTTTAGATTAACTGTAGCTTTAGCGTGTGTCAGTACCAGAGAAAACCCCAGTGTGTGACTCATGTGAGAGATGGgctctttgatgaaaaaaacaacgtGCATCACCTCCGAGCACTTTCTTGTGCACAGTAGCAAAAGAAGATCCCAGTGATTAGTTTTTGTTCTTATGTAAAACTGGTGAAACTGCAGATCGCACGAGTTCAACCCCCTAAATGCTGGGGGTTCTGTAAATCTAAAGAGTTTCACATTCAAAAGGTATCGTTTATCATGGATTCAAAATTCTGTCTCCAGTTTTCATTACATGTGCACCGCAGGGCATCTCTGCACAACTCTCCATAATATGTCATGACTTGAATTTCATTAGatatttctgtttcctctttttcgATTTGCTTTCTCTTCCATGTTTCATGTAAATTCTGATTTCAATATCCCTCCTTGCGTATAATGTAACCCGGGGCACTAATGTTCTCACCGTCGGGGCTATAATTGGAATATAAAGGAGCACAAGCGCGGTCCAGGAAATTCAGCCAACAGACAGGTTACGCTTGTGGGAACTGGCTGCCAGGCTGCTGTGAGGGTGACGTCAATGAGCACCCAGGCTGGTGGTCAGCCAAGAATAGCTTtgaactaaaaaaacaaacactgaaaaaaaaaaaaaaaggaggttgACTTGGTTTACGGCCATAAGATAGAAAAATATATccgtttcttctttttattcaaaGATTGAAGCTCTACTgttcgctttttttttttatgcctgCTCTCATGTTGGTGGGTATTATTGCGGCCCGGTGGGAGGATTTCGGCCTTCACACCGAGGGAGTGAGTGCATTAACTCtcctggagggagggagggatggatggaaggatagagggatggagagagggagggagaacgCAGAGACGATATTTGGAGTTCAGGGAAGTATCGGATCCTTCTTAAGTGCTCGTTCAGAATGCGTGCAGCCTGTTGAACTTAAACAAGATGGTCTTTTATCAAGATTTTTCAAATCCTCTCAGGCACTCTGCTAAAAGCTTGAAACACTTTGCCATGACCAGTTTTTTCGAAGCCGCGTAACGTTGACAGATTCGAGGTTATTCTCGATTAACCCTCGACTCGGTGAGGGGCAcaggtttttagttttttcctccaatttcatttttcaacaatacacacatctttcatttcctctcccaAATGAAAACGCTAACACCAGGCTTGCTCGCATTTGGATTTCAGAGCAGATCAATATAAGCAGATTAAGTGCAACGTTTTATTGTACATCTCCGCTGCTCTTTAACtctctggggggggggattgttcGGTGGGTTTCAGCTTGGTTTGCAACAAGTGGGGTAGGTGGCAGGTCAAGTATTTTTTAGCTGCTGGGAGCAAATGGAAAGATTATATGCACCAATGACGGATATCCTCGAaatccaacaaaaaaacacGGGCGCTATTTTCACAGCTGAGGCTAGTGAGGAGCTCAGGGTGGGCGGTTATGTAACAAGACATGCCCAGGGCCCCGTCTCAAAAGTTCTCCTCTGAAGATAAAAAGCATGTGTGCCATCTAAATCCCCCACACATGGTTCTCGTATTTTGGGCGCACTGTCAGCTTCAGGCACTGATCTGACTGATGGAGCTCCCAGCGTAAATCCACCatgtttcccctttttttttttcctctaatgTTATTTCACAAGTGCAGCAAGACCGGGCAGGACTCTGACTATTTCATGTGCAGAAAATGTGAGACGTCCGTCGGGTTGTGTAATTACTGAATTCCTAAAAAGGATAATCCCTTTTTATACTGTGTGTAAGTTGTTTAGAGCAAACACGCAGAAAACCATTCAGGCTGGGGCTCATTCAGAACAGTATCCAGTTAccacacatttctctttctctggctTCTTTATGACTTCAAATCTGTTCTTCTTTTATAATTAATCATTTCACTCTCTTAATAAATATTGctgctttcccttttttttgatttattaagtTACCTCGCAATATATCAGTCTCATATAAGTCCTTATCTGAACCTGCTGTATGCTGATATGACCTCTCCTATCTCCAGTAATATTCCTGGGTAGGGGAAAGTACACGCAGAGGTTGGGTGTctaaaattatattaatttgtGTAGATGTGGATGCACTTTGTTCCTCCAAGCCAAAGTACACTAATGAGGAGACGGGCTTGTTATGTAATCTCAAAGAAAGTAGAAGTAATTTTGGCCTGAAATCCTACTAATGGCATGGGTTGGAATTCGCCATTGTCAACTTTCAAACTCGGAGGAAGGGCGTATTTGTACGGATTAAGGTGCAATTTATTACGACAAGTTAAGATGAATAATCAAAAAATGAACGCGAGCCAAACTAAACTCCACTGGGTAGCTGTCCGTGTACGTCTCTTTTCTTCGCGTCTTATCCTcgttttgttttctcaattttCCTTCCTGTGCTTTCCCTCCAGCGCCGCCGGTGGTGAAATCTTCAACCAGTGCGTGGCTGATAACGACGAGGCCTTCACAGAGAAAGACGTGATCCGGCTGGCCAAGCAGATCCTGAATGGGGTGGCCTTCCTGCATCGAAACAATGTGGTGCATCTGGATCTGAAAGTAAGCACACTGAAACGTGATATGACGATGCAGGACAGTGTATTCCCCCCCGAGCGGCAGACTGGGGGAGATATGATTTCTGTTATGCAAGCACAGCTCACTCAGAGTATTGTGACCTTGTTCCCACGGGGAGTGAGTCTGTGAAGGGACCTCGCTGCCctatcatgttttctttaatggGCCCTGAGGTAACAAGGTCGTCATCATTGACGTTTTCTGTCTCGCAAAATGAACCGGGTTTCTCGTTACGTGTTATACAATTCTTTGTGCTCAAGATTAAATGTTCAGTTCAAACATTCCAAGCCGATGGTTTAGCAGGACTGACGCTTTAAAACACTTTGGTGTTTAATAACACAGTGTGAGGCTCCTGTGGTCTGATAGTTAGCTTGTCTTATCTCATATGTTCCAACCAACTGAGGCTTCAAGCCAGTTTGACCCAGAAAGAAGCACAGTTAAAAGTATACCACAGTATTTGCACACAAAAATGCATTAGGCACTTACTTGGCAGGAACACCGGACTGTTTTTCAGTCTCGTCTGATATGCTTAGCGGCTGATCTTAGCCCTGAGGAGCAGCAAGAACGCTGACTGACCAAACAGACCCCAGATCCTCTTGAGACCAGTTACCTCAAGCGCTGTGATGACCTCACATGTCAGACCTCAGGCTTCTTGAATTATCATCAGTCACATTAGGTTACTAGCCTCTGTCTAACGGGTGCGTGTTTCCACCTCTCCAGCCCCAGAATGTCCTGCTGACCAGTGCCAGTCCTCTCGGGGACATTCGTATTGTGGACTTTGGCTTGTCCAGACGCATGGACAACATCACAGAAGTCAGGGAGATCCTGGGAACGCCAGAGTATGTGGGTAAGTCCTGCTTAATGCCCAGTGTCACCTGTGTCATTTCTCATTGAGTGTTATTCATCATGACTAATGGGAGCCATGTGCTTTGTTGCAGCACCAGAGATCCTGAACTATGAACCCATTAGCACTGCGACAGACATGTGGTAAG is a window from the Hippoglossus hippoglossus isolate fHipHip1 chromosome 8, fHipHip1.pri, whole genome shotgun sequence genome containing:
- the stk17al gene encoding serine/threonine kinase 17a like, giving the protein MKSVLLQDATSMPGPAKMSKNGMVTKIHTRIRCDPFTASYDLVGKELGRGKFAVVKKCIEKATGKQYAAKFLRKRRKGEDCRMDVLNEISVLESAKANPYVVALHEVYETNTEIILVLECAAGGEIFNQCVADNDEAFTEKDVIRLAKQILNGVAFLHRNNVVHLDLKPQNVLLTSASPLGDIRIVDFGLSRRMDNITEVREILGTPEYVAPEILNYEPISTATDMWSIGVLTYVMLTGESPFLGEEKQETFLNISQVNVDYSQDTFEGISSLAVDFIKSLLVKNPRKRATAEECLKHPWLNPLPHPHSHPHLHTRSASSLDEPETSQSESEPESPAPSPELDLIGSYLGCPGQGGLKAGRNTFSFSEAPFLTLPEIQQELIC